A window of the Deinococcota bacterium genome harbors these coding sequences:
- a CDS encoding type II secretion system F family protein, translated as MPVYEYSVRDRTGRLITGKEESASDRDLAVSLREKGYFIAEIKAPKSGLNADIKLPAWLNLGGKVNLRDVSLFSRQFATVINAGLPVVQSLAILQRQANKNGLKEALKKVREDVETGLPLSEALAKYPKIFNKLYVYLVRAGEVSGNLDGILERVAAYQEEQQALRGKLKSAMTYPVVVLVIALGVTYFLLTGIVPQFAGILEQLGGELPFITRILIVISDFLRFQGWLLLPMIVGGVFGLGAYYRTNNGRHVIDRLLLKLPVLGPLVQKTAIASFSNTFGLLLKSGVNIIEAIEITKGTAGNVIVEDVLDEAMQAVQRGEQLSRPLEGHPLVFPPLVTSMIAIGEETGAVDTMLEKIAHFYEREVNAAVESLTAALEPMMIVFLGGIVGFIVAGMFLPMFAIIGQLSS; from the coding sequence AGAGCGCTTCGGACCGCGATTTGGCGGTGTCGCTGCGCGAAAAGGGTTATTTCATCGCCGAGATCAAGGCGCCCAAATCGGGCCTGAACGCCGATATCAAGCTGCCCGCCTGGCTCAACCTTGGCGGTAAGGTCAACCTCCGCGACGTGTCACTCTTCAGCCGCCAGTTCGCAACGGTCATCAATGCCGGCTTGCCGGTGGTGCAGTCTTTGGCCATCTTGCAGCGCCAGGCCAACAAGAACGGCCTCAAAGAGGCGCTCAAAAAGGTCCGCGAGGACGTAGAAACCGGCCTGCCGCTCTCCGAAGCGCTCGCCAAGTACCCCAAAATCTTCAACAAGCTCTATGTCTACCTCGTGCGCGCGGGCGAGGTCTCAGGCAACTTGGACGGCATCTTGGAGCGCGTCGCCGCCTACCAGGAGGAGCAGCAGGCGCTGCGCGGCAAGCTGAAGAGCGCCATGACCTATCCGGTGGTGGTCTTGGTCATCGCGCTCGGGGTCACCTATTTTTTGCTCACCGGCATCGTCCCGCAGTTTGCGGGTATCCTCGAGCAACTCGGCGGCGAGCTGCCCTTTATCACCAGGATACTCATCGTCATCAGTGACTTTTTGCGTTTCCAGGGGTGGCTGCTCTTGCCCATGATCGTCGGCGGCGTCTTCGGCCTAGGCGCCTACTACCGCACCAATAACGGCCGGCACGTCATCGACCGGCTGCTCCTCAAGCTGCCCGTTTTGGGCCCGCTCGTGCAGAAAACGGCCATCGCGTCGTTCAGCAACACCTTCGGCCTGCTGCTTAAGAGCGGCGTCAACATCATCGAAGCGATCGAGATCACCAAGGGCACGGCGGGCAACGTCATCGTCGAGGACGTGCTCGACGAGGCCATGCAGGCGGTGCAGCGTGGCGAGCAGTTGAGCCGGCCCTTAGAGGGCCACCCGCTCGTCTTTCCGCCGCTCGTCACCTCGATGATCGCTATCGGCGAGGAGACGGGCGCGGTAGATACGATGCTCGAGAAGATCGCGCACTTCTACGAGCGCGAGGTAAACGCGGCCGTGGAGTCCCTGACAGCGGCCCTCGAGCCGATGATGATCGTCTTTCTGGGCGGCATCGTCGGCTTTATCGTGGCGGGTATGTTCCTGCCGATGTTCGCGATCATCGGGCAGCTGAGCAGCTAG
- a CDS encoding peptidylprolyl isomerase, with product MTRTATLTQLGHFALALFLSALMLVAVSARAETGTTETTTPPAAAEDDPIVLRSDALTLTRSEFDDRFRVAIANVLAQQGQPLIPEMMAQFESLRPQFLEDLAFQAALLSEAERRGLSVPDEELDERLEQAGGSFESEEDFAEALSEAGFRDLDQFRETVRESELIQRVVTDLREEVEIGDEDIAAFFEANQAQFESGEQICARHILVETLEEAEALAAELEEGADFADLAEEHSLDPGSAQRGGDLDCQPRGLFVPEFEEAAFDTPEGEVSEPVETQFGYHLIQPYDRAPAGVADLSEVEADIREQLESERLNERVTALREESGVETFEENLTPPAAEDAEAEPVDPAEPEDEQAAPSEVEPEVEEEVEPEPTPTAPAETEDEEEDSDDN from the coding sequence ATGACCAGAACTGCCACCCTTACGCAACTGGGCCACTTTGCCCTTGCCCTGTTCCTGAGCGCGCTGATGCTCGTTGCGGTCTCGGCTCGAGCCGAGACCGGCACCACCGAAACGACCACGCCCCCGGCCGCCGCCGAGGACGATCCCATCGTCTTGCGCTCGGACGCCCTGACGCTCACCCGCAGCGAGTTCGACGACCGTTTCCGCGTGGCGATAGCCAACGTCTTGGCGCAACAGGGCCAGCCCCTCATTCCCGAGATGATGGCGCAGTTCGAAAGCCTGCGGCCGCAGTTTTTGGAGGATCTCGCCTTTCAAGCCGCGCTCCTGAGCGAAGCGGAGAGGCGCGGCTTGAGCGTCCCGGACGAGGAGTTGGACGAGCGCCTCGAGCAGGCCGGCGGCAGCTTCGAGAGCGAAGAAGACTTCGCCGAGGCCCTCAGCGAAGCCGGCTTTCGCGACCTAGACCAGTTCCGCGAGACGGTGCGCGAGAGCGAGCTCATCCAGAGGGTCGTCACCGATTTGCGCGAGGAAGTCGAGATCGGCGACGAGGACATCGCGGCCTTTTTTGAAGCCAACCAGGCCCAGTTCGAGAGCGGCGAGCAGATCTGCGCGCGCCACATCCTGGTGGAGACCCTGGAGGAGGCCGAGGCCTTAGCCGCAGAACTCGAGGAGGGCGCGGACTTTGCCGACTTGGCCGAGGAGCACAGCCTCGACCCCGGCAGCGCCCAGCGCGGCGGCGACTTGGACTGCCAGCCCCGCGGACTCTTCGTCCCCGAGTTCGAGGAGGCCGCCTTCGACACCCCCGAAGGCGAGGTAAGCGAGCCCGTGGAAACCCAGTTCGGCTACCACCTGATCCAGCCCTACGACCGCGCCCCCGCGGGCGTCGCCGACTTGAGCGAGGTCGAGGCCGACATCCGCGAGCAGCTCGAGTCCGAGAGGCTCAACGAGCGCGTCACCGCCCTTCGCGAAGAGTCCGGCGTCGAGACTTTCGAGGAGAACCTCACACCCCCGGCGGCGGAGGATGCGGAAGCTGAACCGGTGGACCCCGCGGAGCCGGAGGACGAGCAGGCGGCACCTTCGGAAGTAGAGCCGGAAGTAGAGGAGGAAGTAGAGCCGGAGCCGACCCCGACGGCTCCTGCGGAAACCGAAGATGAGGAAGAAGACTCGGACGACAACTAG
- a CDS encoding GNAT family N-acetyltransferase yields MDINSLGYRSDLIFPRFDGQIMDRGDYLAVLTPANPDFHWGNFLLFKEPPGEGDFNGWKALFSKEIGLEAQHMAFGWDTVDGEMGQVGPFLAAGFSLEESVVLTAASVNPPPKVNHEVVVRPLSEDWEWEAALGNQIACRDLEYGEAGYRVFRERQMARYRKMVRAGLGHWFGAFLEGRLVADLGVFKDDELGRFQSVGTHLDFRRRGICGTLVYRAASHAYEAMGISTLVMVADEHDHAAGIYESVGFEKAEYQRGLGWWDRARGSGATLC; encoded by the coding sequence GTGGACATCAACTCTTTGGGCTACCGCAGTGACCTGATCTTTCCCCGCTTCGACGGCCAGATCATGGACCGGGGCGATTATCTCGCCGTCCTCACTCCTGCGAACCCCGACTTCCACTGGGGCAACTTTCTGCTCTTCAAGGAGCCGCCGGGAGAGGGAGACTTTAACGGCTGGAAGGCGCTTTTCAGTAAGGAAATAGGCTTGGAGGCGCAACATATGGCCTTTGGCTGGGACACGGTGGACGGAGAGATGGGGCAGGTCGGGCCGTTCCTGGCGGCGGGCTTCTCCCTCGAGGAGTCGGTCGTCTTAACGGCTGCCAGCGTGAACCCCCCGCCCAAGGTCAATCACGAGGTGGTGGTGAGGCCGCTCTCGGAAGACTGGGAATGGGAAGCGGCACTAGGGAACCAGATCGCCTGCCGCGATTTGGAGTATGGGGAGGCGGGCTACCGCGTCTTCAGGGAACGGCAGATGGCGCGCTACCGCAAGATGGTCCGGGCTGGCCTGGGTCACTGGTTCGGCGCCTTTTTGGAGGGGCGGCTGGTGGCGGATTTGGGGGTCTTCAAGGACGATGAACTCGGCAGGTTCCAGTCGGTCGGCACCCATCTTGACTTCAGGCGGCGGGGAATCTGCGGGACCCTCGTCTACAGGGCAGCCAGCCACGCGTATGAGGCCATGGGGATAAGCACGCTGGTGATGGTCGCGGACGAGCATGACCACGCGGCGGGAATCTACGAATCGGTCGGCTTCGAGAAGGCGGAGTACCAGCGCGGCCTCGGCTGGTGGGACCGGGCTCGAGGTTCCGGCGCGACCCTCTGCTAG
- a CDS encoding SDR family oxidoreductase: MKIDLSNSSVLVTGASRGIGRAVAERLASAGARVGVHYHRNAEGAERLAQGLGRGALPFGADLGDAAACQRLFAEALAAFGRIDVLVNNAGVAILSPLEAPLDDWVRDWDRTQAVNLRAAGVLCREAVRHFLDIGGGRIVNIASRAAFRGDSVDFLAYAASKGGMVALSRSIARGYGKRGVKAFVVAPGFVRTDMAQDFIDQYGEGIAVGDLALNELTVPADVAPTVVFLASGLADHTTGCTVDVNAGSYVH; encoded by the coding sequence ATGAAGATAGACCTGTCGAACAGCAGCGTCCTGGTGACCGGCGCCAGCCGGGGCATCGGCCGGGCCGTCGCCGAGAGGCTCGCCTCGGCGGGGGCGAGGGTGGGGGTTCACTACCACCGCAACGCCGAAGGGGCGGAGAGGCTGGCGCAGGGCTTGGGGCGTGGCGCCCTGCCCTTCGGCGCCGACCTGGGGGACGCCGCGGCCTGCCAGCGCCTCTTCGCCGAGGCCCTGGCAGCCTTCGGCCGCATCGATGTGCTCGTCAACAACGCCGGCGTCGCCATCCTTTCGCCTTTAGAGGCGCCTCTGGACGACTGGGTCCGCGACTGGGACAGGACCCAAGCCGTGAACCTGAGGGCGGCGGGGGTTCTCTGCCGCGAGGCGGTGAGGCACTTTCTGGACATTGGCGGCGGCCGCATCGTCAACATCGCCTCGCGCGCCGCCTTTCGCGGCGACAGCGTGGACTTCCTCGCCTACGCGGCCTCGAAGGGCGGCATGGTGGCCTTGAGCCGCTCCATCGCTCGAGGCTACGGCAAGCGGGGCGTCAAGGCCTTCGTGGTCGCTCCCGGCTTCGTCCGCACCGACATGGCCCAGGACTTTATCGATCAGTACGGTGAAGGCATCGCGGTAGGCGACCTGGCGCTGAACGAGCTCACCGTACCCGCGGACGTCGCGCCCACGGTGGTCTTCCTGGCCAGCGGGCTGGCCGACCACACCACGGGCTGCACGGTAGACGTCAACGCTGGCAGTTACGTGCACTAA
- a CDS encoding MATE family efflux transporter codes for MTRLTLPTLALPTEARRLFGLALPLILAQLAQTSMGFVDTLMVGRLGREALAGIALGSTVYFFVFLIVSGAVLAVGPLVSQAHGGGQREAIGRTVRQGLWLATALGGLALLAYWNVAPALRLAGQDEGTVALASAYLRAISWGLLPGLWLVALRGLLEGVSQTRPILIIILFGVGLNVFANHTLMFGNFGFPALGLVGTGFASAFVYWVVFALAALYVQSRHGALGILSKWRLPDLGAMRELVTVGWPISLTLAFESGLFSISTLLMGLLGASALAAHQIALQNAALAFMVPLGLSIATAVRVGQARGRGDIAAARLSGLVGIGLGVLFMSVTALLFALMPERIAALYIDPADPANTEVFAGAVSFLRLAALFQLFDGLQVSALGALRGLKDTRVPMLIAFFSYWIVGLGSGVGLAFGLGLGGRGLWLGLVVGLATASVLLAGRFLQRTRPDVSAGVAAQSR; via the coding sequence ATGACCCGTCTCACCCTCCCTACCCTTGCCCTGCCTACCGAGGCCCGCCGCCTCTTCGGCCTGGCCCTGCCGCTCATCTTGGCGCAGCTCGCCCAGACCTCGATGGGCTTCGTCGACACCCTGATGGTGGGTCGCTTGGGCCGCGAGGCCCTGGCGGGCATCGCGCTCGGCAGCACGGTCTACTTCTTCGTCTTTCTGATCGTCTCCGGCGCCGTCTTGGCGGTCGGGCCGCTCGTCTCGCAGGCCCACGGCGGAGGTCAAAGAGAGGCCATCGGCCGGACGGTGCGCCAGGGCCTGTGGTTGGCGACCGCTCTCGGCGGGCTGGCGCTGCTGGCCTACTGGAACGTCGCGCCCGCCCTGCGCTTAGCGGGTCAGGACGAGGGGACGGTGGCCTTGGCCTCGGCTTACTTGCGGGCCATCTCCTGGGGACTCCTGCCCGGCCTCTGGCTGGTGGCCCTGCGCGGCCTGCTCGAGGGCGTGTCGCAGACGCGGCCTATTCTCATCATCATACTCTTCGGCGTCGGCCTCAACGTCTTCGCCAACCACACCTTGATGTTCGGCAACTTCGGCTTTCCCGCCCTGGGCCTGGTCGGCACCGGCTTCGCCAGCGCCTTCGTCTACTGGGTGGTGTTCGCGCTGGCCGCCCTCTACGTGCAAAGCCGCCACGGCGCCCTGGGCATCCTCTCCAAGTGGCGCCTGCCCGACCTCGGCGCCATGCGCGAACTCGTCACCGTCGGCTGGCCCATCAGCCTCACGCTGGCCTTCGAGAGCGGGCTCTTCTCGATCTCCACCCTGCTCATGGGCCTGTTGGGCGCCAGCGCCTTGGCCGCGCACCAGATCGCCCTGCAGAACGCGGCGCTCGCCTTCATGGTGCCGCTCGGCCTGTCGATCGCCACCGCGGTCAGGGTCGGTCAGGCGCGGGGACGCGGCGACATCGCCGCGGCGCGCCTCTCCGGCCTCGTCGGCATCGGCCTGGGCGTCCTTTTCATGAGTGTCACGGCGCTGCTCTTCGCGCTCATGCCTGAGCGCATCGCCGCGCTCTACATCGACCCCGCCGACCCCGCCAACACCGAGGTCTTCGCGGGGGCGGTTTCCTTTCTCAGGCTCGCTGCGCTCTTTCAGCTCTTCGACGGCTTGCAGGTGAGCGCTCTGGGCGCCCTGCGCGGCCTCAAGGACACCCGCGTGCCCATGCTCATCGCCTTTTTCTCCTACTGGATAGTGGGGCTCGGCAGCGGCGTAGGGCTGGCCTTCGGCCTGGGGCTGGGCGGCCGGGGCCTCTGGCTCGGCCTGGTCGTGGGCTTGGCGACCGCGTCGGTGCTGCTCGCCGGACGTTTCTTGCAGCGCACCCGGCCGGACGTTTCCGCCGGGGTGGCGGCCCAATCTCGGTAG